The Triticum aestivum cultivar Chinese Spring chromosome 3A, IWGSC CS RefSeq v2.1, whole genome shotgun sequence genome includes a region encoding these proteins:
- the LOC123061576 gene encoding 5'-deoxynucleotidase HDDC2: protein MAVSSRLPAPPARGLLRRSPPRILPSRRLACGTRAVSGSPGPGGSPLPRRPPAPLDAAAVAPPSPASSAASSAASAIDFLTLCHSLKTTKRKGWINHSIKGPESIADHMYRMALMALIADDLPAVNRERCIKIAIVHDIAEAIVGDITPSDGIPKAEKSRREQEALNEMCEVLGGGSTAEEIKGLWEEYENNSSVEANLVKDFDKVEMILQALEYEKEHGKVLDEFFLSTAGKFQTEIGKSWAAEVNSRRTNGCGQN, encoded by the exons ATGGCCGTTAGCTCGCGGCTACCCGCCCCTCCCGCGCGGGGCctcctccgccgctcgccgccgcgtaTCCTCCCTTCGAGACGCCTCGCTTGTGGCACCCGCGCTGTCTCCGGGAGCCCTGGGCCAGGCGGATCGCCCCTCCCCAGGCGGCCGCCGGCGCCGCTGGACGCCGCGGCAgtcgcgccgccctcgccggcgtcctccgcggcgtcctccgccgcctcggccatcGATTTCCTCACTCTCTGCCATAGCCTCAAG ACCACTAAAAGGAAAGGCTGGATAAATCACAGCATCAAGGGTCCCGAGTCTATTGCTGATCACATGTATCGTATGGCCCTGATGGCTTTGATTGCTGATGACCTACCTGCTGTAAATCGAGAAAG GTGTATCAAAATAGCTATCGTTCACGACATTGCTGAAG CTATTGTTGGCGACATCACTCCATCTGACGGCATACCTAAAGCAGAAAAAAGCAGGCGTGAACAAGAAGCTCTAAATGAAATGTGTGAAGTTCTTGGTGGTGGATCAACAG CTGAGGAAATTAAGGGGCTGTGGGAAGAATACGAAAACAACTCCTCTGTTGAAGCCAATCTCGTAAAGGATTTTGATAAA gTGGAAATGATTCTTCAAGCGTTAGAGTATGAGAAGG AGCATGGAAAAGTGCTAGATGAGTTCTTCCTCTCTACTGCTG GCAAGTTCCAGACAGAGATTGGCAAGAGCTGGGCTGCTGAAGTGAATTCAAGGAGAACCAATGGATGTGGACAGAACTAG